From the Accumulibacter sp. genome, one window contains:
- a CDS encoding methyl-accepting chemotaxis protein has translation MALLIGALLVAGHVVIWRSSNAMAVAADEAARAEQAIRPFKHSRCHVVGIQPFLTDAAAVGEATFSEAGELEATAAGARAHADATHERMLPTGIAGGVMTLLCVIVSCFGLARMLLRLLGGEPATVVTAGSGLAAGDLTQVLQVHPNDQGSLFANIGAAQAGRREAVGASRNGSQEALGAAAKLAAEAARGVDGSRPQCEAASAMSSSVEQMARNVMQTADFACSVRQHGEEAEARAQQEGNELRKLAERSAGPHAH, from the coding sequence GTGGCGCTGCTCATCGGCGCCCTGCTGGTCGCTGGGCACGTCGTCATCTGGCGCAGCAGCAACGCCATGGCGGTCGCCGCCGACGAAGCGGCGCGCGCCGAGCAGGCAATCCGTCCCTTCAAGCACAGCCGCTGCCATGTCGTCGGGATTCAACCGTTCCTGACCGACGCCGCTGCCGTTGGCGAAGCCACTTTCAGCGAGGCCGGCGAACTCGAGGCCACTGCCGCAGGCGCGCGGGCCCACGCCGACGCGACGCACGAACGGATGCTGCCCACCGGCATCGCGGGCGGTGTCATGACGCTGCTCTGCGTCATCGTGTCCTGCTTCGGGCTGGCGCGGATGCTGCTCAGGCTTCTTGGCGGCGAGCCGGCAACTGTCGTGACAGCCGGTTCAGGGCTGGCTGCCGGTGACCTGACGCAAGTGCTGCAAGTGCATCCGAATGACCAGGGAAGCCTGTTTGCCAACATTGGCGCCGCGCAGGCCGGCCGGCGCGAGGCCGTCGGCGCGAGTCGCAATGGCTCGCAGGAAGCATTGGGCGCGGCAGCCAAACTGGCCGCCGAAGCGGCGCGTGGAGTTGATGGCTCGCGCCCTCAGTGCGAGGCCGCCAGTGCCATGTCGAGTTCGGTGGAGCAGATGGCGCGCAACGTGATGCAGACGGCGGACTTCGCGTGCAGCGTCCGCCAGCACGGCGAGGAAGCGGAAGCACGGGCGCAGCAGGAGGGCAACGAGCTGCGCAAGCTGGCGGAGCGTTCCGCCGGGCCGCACGCGCATTGA
- the rarD gene encoding EamA family transporter RarD, whose translation MGGGRQAIAARRSLRRQRRRGLGIPGRFVTPAGNCSRDRCSHELAARPLTARTQLSGIAFGLVAYGLWGFFPLFFHQLSQVPPMDILSHRAFWACVFVSGLLTLRRQWSGVAAVVRNGTHLLLLGGAALLIGVNWLVFLWAVDTRQVVASSLGYFLTPLVNVVLGLVVLGERLDRLEWLAVSLAVAAIANEILAFGSLPWVSLVLATTFGTYGLIRKRLPVDVAPGLWLETLVMLPLCVLYAAWQAERGHSVWVGHAPLTMALLIGSGVLTAVPLLAFAAAARRLDLVTLGMLMYINPTLQFVTAVRLFGEPMQASRLLSFGLIWLGLLIFSWRAWRKYRSPR comes from the coding sequence ATGGGGGGCGGTCGGCAGGCCATCGCTGCCCGGCGATCGCTGCGGCGGCAGCGCCGGCGCGGTCTGGGGATTCCTGGACGCTTCGTCACGCCTGCCGGCAACTGTTCGCGCGACCGTTGCAGCCATGAGCTGGCAGCCCGACCGTTGACGGCGAGGACGCAACTTTCCGGCATCGCCTTTGGTCTCGTCGCCTACGGCCTGTGGGGATTCTTCCCACTGTTCTTCCACCAGCTCTCGCAGGTGCCGCCGATGGACATCCTGAGCCACCGCGCCTTCTGGGCCTGCGTCTTCGTCAGCGGGCTGCTGACGTTGCGCCGACAGTGGTCCGGCGTCGCGGCAGTCGTGCGCAACGGTACGCATCTCCTGTTGCTGGGCGGTGCGGCGCTGCTCATCGGCGTCAACTGGCTGGTCTTCCTGTGGGCGGTCGACACGCGGCAGGTCGTCGCGTCGAGTCTCGGCTATTTCCTGACGCCGCTGGTGAACGTCGTTCTCGGACTGGTCGTTCTCGGCGAGCGCCTCGATCGACTGGAATGGCTGGCGGTGAGCCTGGCGGTCGCGGCGATCGCCAACGAGATCCTCGCTTTCGGCAGCCTGCCGTGGGTATCGCTGGTTCTTGCCACAACCTTCGGCACCTACGGCCTGATCCGCAAGCGCCTGCCGGTCGATGTCGCCCCCGGGCTCTGGCTGGAGACGCTGGTGATGCTTCCGCTGTGCGTGCTCTATGCGGCGTGGCAGGCCGAGCGCGGCCACTCCGTCTGGGTGGGGCACGCGCCGTTGACCATGGCGCTGCTGATCGGGTCCGGGGTGCTCACTGCCGTGCCGCTGCTGGCGTTCGCTGCCGCGGCGCGACGCCTCGACCTGGTGACGCTCGGCATGTTGATGTACATCAACCCGACGCTGCAGTTCGTCACCGCCGTCCGGCTCTTCGGTGAGCCGATGCAGGCCAGCCGGCTGCTGAGTTTCGGCCTGATCTGGCTGGGGCTCCTGATCTTCAGCTGGCGCGCGTGGCGCAAATACCGCAGTCCGCGCTGA
- a CDS encoding cytochrome-c peroxidase, producing MQTRPSRWLAAIAVAAAVFGCVGTPGSGGDQPRSSALPAPPDPADNPTTPAKAVLGKKLFFDPRLSGDGSMACQGCHYRHLGWTDGLALSRKVGGGMNTRHTPSVYNTGYYTSWYWDGRAKTLEGQVTAAWKAQIGADPARAAAVIAAVPAYQAEFQAVFGAAPNAENTAQALAAFLRTLNSGESSWDRYTAGDRTAVSADAVAGYELFIGKAGCAGCHKPPLFSDAQFHNVGLEAGKANPDPGRFAVTKDVKDLSAFKTPSLRSVAISGPYFHDGSVSSLDAAVRYMASGGKADPNKSGLLVNRKLADREIAQLLAFLDTLTSHERFDPPKLP from the coding sequence ATGCAAACGAGACCAAGTCGCTGGCTTGCCGCCATTGCCGTCGCCGCTGCCGTGTTCGGCTGCGTCGGCACCCCGGGGTCCGGTGGCGATCAACCGCGTTCCTCGGCGCTGCCGGCGCCACCCGACCCAGCCGACAACCCGACGACGCCGGCGAAGGCCGTGCTGGGCAAGAAGCTGTTCTTCGATCCGCGGCTTTCCGGCGATGGCAGCATGGCCTGCCAGGGTTGCCACTACCGCCATCTCGGCTGGACCGATGGGCTGGCGCTGTCACGCAAGGTGGGTGGTGGCATGAACACGCGCCACACGCCGAGCGTCTACAACACCGGGTACTACACCTCCTGGTACTGGGATGGGCGGGCCAAGACATTGGAGGGGCAGGTCACGGCGGCCTGGAAGGCGCAGATCGGTGCCGACCCGGCCCGGGCGGCAGCGGTGATCGCGGCTGTTCCCGCCTATCAGGCCGAGTTCCAGGCGGTGTTCGGCGCTGCCCCGAATGCCGAGAACACCGCGCAGGCGCTGGCGGCGTTCCTGCGCACGCTGAACAGCGGCGAGTCGTCATGGGATCGATACACTGCAGGCGACAGGACCGCCGTCTCGGCCGACGCAGTCGCCGGTTACGAGTTGTTCATCGGCAAGGCTGGCTGTGCCGGCTGCCACAAGCCACCGCTCTTCAGTGACGCCCAGTTCCACAACGTCGGCCTCGAAGCGGGCAAGGCGAATCCGGATCCGGGCCGCTTTGCCGTCACCAAGGATGTCAAGGATCTGTCGGCGTTCAAGACGCCGTCACTGCGCTCTGTGGCGATCTCGGGACCCTATTTCCACGATGGCAGTGTCAGCAGTCTCGATGCCGCAGTTCGTTACATGGCTTCGGGCGGCAAGGCCGATCCGAACAAGAGTGGCCTCCTGGTGAACCGCAAGCTTGCCGACAGGGAAATCGCGCAACTGCTCGCCTTTCTCGACACGCTGACCAGCCACGAGCGTTTCGACCCGCCCAAGCTGCCGTAA
- a CDS encoding NAD(P)/FAD-dependent oxidoreductase, whose protein sequence is MAELDRRAFLKAGALAGALALTGCAGGGLRPARGHVVVVGGGYGGATAAKYLRMWSARGVDVTLVERSPRFVSCPMSNLVIAGNRSMAEITLDYDRLQRHWGVRVVHGEVLAIDTAARSLRLADGGDLRYDRLVLSPGIDFLWQEIPGLDNATAQGSILHAWKAGAQTVALRRQLEAMPDGGVFVLSIPRAPYRCPPGPYERACLVADYCKRHRPRAKVLVLDANDEIVSKKGLFAKAWAELYPGIIEYRPQSELRDVHVATKTARLDFDEVRADVLNVIPPQRAADIAATSGLKLINQRWVEIDWLSMESSNTPGVHVLGDAIFPAPTMPKSGHVANQQAKLAAAAILRLLAGEQPDSAPLLMNTCYSFVDARSAIHVAAVFQYDPASRVLQPVAGAGGVSNARSELEGRIANGWARNIWADMLS, encoded by the coding sequence ATGGCAGAGCTCGATCGACGCGCCTTCCTGAAGGCCGGCGCCCTGGCCGGAGCCCTCGCCCTGACTGGCTGTGCCGGCGGCGGGCTGCGGCCGGCGCGTGGCCACGTCGTCGTCGTCGGAGGCGGCTACGGCGGCGCCACGGCAGCGAAGTACCTGCGCATGTGGAGCGCGCGCGGCGTCGACGTCACGCTGGTCGAGCGCTCGCCCCGTTTCGTCTCCTGCCCGATGTCCAATCTGGTGATCGCTGGCAACCGCAGCATGGCCGAGATCACGCTCGACTATGACCGCCTGCAGCGCCACTGGGGCGTGCGCGTCGTGCACGGCGAGGTGCTGGCGATCGACACCGCAGCGCGCAGCCTGCGCCTGGCCGATGGCGGCGATCTGCGCTATGACCGCCTCGTCCTGTCGCCCGGAATCGACTTTCTGTGGCAGGAGATTCCCGGGCTCGACAACGCCACCGCCCAGGGCAGCATCCTGCACGCATGGAAGGCCGGCGCACAGACCGTGGCGCTGCGCCGCCAGCTCGAAGCGATGCCGGACGGCGGCGTCTTCGTCCTGTCGATCCCGCGCGCACCCTACCGTTGCCCGCCGGGCCCGTACGAACGGGCCTGCCTGGTCGCCGACTACTGCAAGCGGCACAGGCCACGCGCCAAGGTGCTCGTTCTCGATGCCAACGACGAGATCGTCTCCAAGAAGGGGCTCTTCGCCAAGGCGTGGGCGGAGCTCTATCCGGGGATCATCGAATATCGGCCGCAAAGCGAGTTGCGCGACGTGCACGTCGCGACGAAGACCGCCCGCCTCGATTTCGACGAGGTCAGGGCCGACGTCCTGAACGTCATTCCGCCGCAGCGTGCCGCCGACATCGCCGCGACATCGGGTCTGAAGCTGATCAACCAGCGCTGGGTCGAGATCGACTGGCTGTCGATGGAGTCGAGCAACACGCCGGGAGTGCATGTGCTCGGCGACGCGATCTTTCCGGCGCCGACGATGCCGAAGTCGGGGCACGTCGCCAACCAGCAGGCGAAACTCGCCGCGGCGGCGATCCTCAGGCTGCTCGCTGGCGAGCAACCCGACTCGGCACCACTGCTGATGAATACCTGCTACAGCTTTGTAGACGCGCGTAGCGCAATCCACGTCGCCGCGGTGTTCCAGTACGACCCCGCCTCCCGCGTCCTGCAACCGGTAGCGGGCGCCGGTGGCGTGTCAAACGCACGCAGCGAACTCGAGGGCCGCATCGCCAACGGCTGGGCACGCAACATCTGGGCCGACATGCTCTCCTGA
- a CDS encoding SHOCT domain-containing protein → MSNFWDFMWLIASAFLFVAYLLILFRIIGDLFRDSELGGGAKALWLICLLFLPMLTALVYVIARGKGMAARQRAAYEQSRSEAESYIRQVAGKSPAEQIADAKALLDAGTINPEEFARLKAKALA, encoded by the coding sequence ATGAGCAATTTCTGGGATTTCATGTGGCTGATCGCGTCGGCCTTCCTGTTCGTGGCGTATCTGCTGATCCTGTTCCGCATCATTGGCGATCTCTTCAGGGACAGCGAACTCGGTGGTGGTGCCAAGGCCTTGTGGCTCATCTGTCTGCTCTTCCTGCCGATGCTGACCGCGCTGGTGTATGTGATCGCCCGCGGCAAGGGCATGGCCGCGAGGCAACGCGCAGCGTACGAGCAGTCGCGGTCCGAGGCGGAGTCCTACATCCGGCAGGTGGCCGGAAAATCTCCCGCCGAACAGATCGCCGACGCCAAGGCACTGCTGGATGCCGGTACGATCAATCCCGAGGAGTTCGCCCGGCTCAAGGCAAAAGCACTCGCCTGA
- the pyk gene encoding pyruvate kinase: MRRTKIVATIGPATAETESLRELLEAGVDVVRLNAAHADMETHSANVRRVRELSQVLGRSIGTLVDLPGPKIRSGAIASGEVELANGQEFVLSGSDDGQGDERHVATTLNDLAQWVCPGDDVYLADGAIVLRVLQSLGDDVRTEVVRGGTLRSRKGMHLPRAEAHVEPFTERDALALEMAIAAKVDFLGLSFVRRAEDVERVRAMLPKRGVRPALVPKIETATAIDNLDGIIRAADAVMVARGDLGIQMPARSVPLLQKEIIRHCNLAGKPVITATQMLESMTRSPLPTRAEVNDVANAVLDGTDALMLSEETAVGLYPSQAVRMMSEVAESAEGWPRQRVAPEASGADGDRVAWAVAHAAVQAAEELGVAAILCPTRSGQTAHRVAAFRPTVPIAGISTSSQVLGDLSLVWGVRPLVVPANSDPGEQLRLAVVAARGAGLVREGDLLAFVFGSAGPRAGSTDSVRIVRV; the protein is encoded by the coding sequence ATGCGCCGAACCAAGATCGTCGCCACGATCGGCCCCGCCACCGCCGAGACGGAGTCGCTGCGTGAACTCCTGGAGGCCGGGGTCGACGTGGTTCGTCTGAACGCCGCGCACGCCGACATGGAAACGCACAGCGCCAACGTCCGCCGGGTCCGCGAACTGTCCCAGGTGCTCGGGCGCAGCATCGGCACCCTGGTCGACCTGCCCGGCCCGAAGATCCGCTCGGGCGCCATCGCCAGCGGTGAAGTCGAACTGGCAAACGGCCAGGAATTCGTCCTCAGCGGCAGCGACGACGGGCAGGGTGATGAGCGGCATGTGGCGACGACCCTCAACGACCTGGCGCAATGGGTCTGCCCGGGCGACGACGTCTACCTCGCCGACGGCGCCATCGTCCTGCGCGTGCTGCAGTCGCTGGGCGACGACGTGCGCACCGAGGTCGTACGCGGCGGCACACTGCGCTCGCGCAAGGGCATGCACCTGCCGCGCGCCGAGGCGCACGTCGAACCCTTCACCGAACGCGACGCCCTGGCGCTCGAAATGGCGATCGCCGCCAAGGTGGATTTCCTCGGTCTCTCCTTCGTTCGCCGCGCCGAAGACGTCGAGCGGGTGCGCGCAATGCTGCCGAAGCGTGGTGTCCGTCCGGCCCTGGTGCCGAAGATCGAGACGGCAACCGCCATCGACAACCTCGACGGCATCATCAGGGCGGCCGACGCGGTGATGGTCGCGCGCGGCGATCTCGGCATCCAGATGCCGGCGCGCAGCGTGCCACTGTTGCAGAAGGAAATCATCCGCCACTGCAACCTGGCAGGGAAACCGGTGATCACGGCAACACAGATGCTCGAATCGATGACCCGCTCGCCGCTGCCGACCCGCGCCGAAGTCAACGACGTCGCCAACGCCGTCCTCGACGGCACCGATGCCCTGATGCTTTCCGAGGAGACGGCGGTCGGCCTCTACCCGAGCCAGGCCGTGCGCATGATGAGCGAAGTCGCCGAATCGGCCGAGGGCTGGCCGCGACAGCGCGTCGCCCCGGAGGCGAGCGGTGCCGACGGCGACCGTGTCGCCTGGGCGGTGGCACACGCTGCCGTGCAGGCCGCCGAGGAACTCGGGGTCGCCGCCATCCTCTGCCCGACGCGCAGCGGGCAGACCGCGCACCGCGTCGCGGCCTTCCGGCCAACGGTGCCGATCGCCGGTATCTCGACGAGCAGCCAGGTCCTCGGCGACCTGTCGCTGGTCTGGGGAGTCCGCCCGCTCGTCGTACCGGCGAATTCCGACCCCGGCGAGCAATTGCGGCTGGCCGTCGTCGCCGCCCGCGGCGCCGGACTGGTGCGCGAGGGCGACCTGCTGGCCTTCGTCTTCGGCTCGGCCGGGCCGCGCGCCGGCAGCACCGACAGCGTTCGCATCGTCCGCGTGTGA
- a CDS encoding alpha/beta hydrolase, whose product MLGTIGRILKWVLLLVLVVAVALLALRAFRVLGGPALQPWHTYVPTELSAGQLDAADWSRYLAQEDEIMSSVRAEVSQKLAADQRVPINRYFEASPVYPARFAQDWNRSYVMEPDGKPLGVVVLLHGLTDSPYSLRHFARHYREHGFVAIGLRLPAHGTVPAGLSKVRWEDWMAATRLAIREARRLVPAPAPLHLVGFSNGGALAMKYSLDALEDQRLARAERIVLFTPMIGITRFARFAGLASLPALLPPFANAAWLSVIPEFNPFKYNSFPVNGARQSFRLTDALQAQIQRLAKAGQLGGLPPVLTFQSAIDFTVSTPAILSALYAHLPDNGSEIVLFDVNRTLKFAPLLRPSSYVAVDRLAPTTPVTYRFTTIANASDDSDLTVERSIAPGQLQPVVRPLGLPYPPGIFSLSHLSIPIPMDDPLYGMYPDPKTKDDYGYNLGAMDARGERGALIVDQDFLTRLSSNPFFPYLLERIDGEIERPSGPSGLNIATTTPAGLPVRLEAVFSTLLPSDEELQPFAGP is encoded by the coding sequence ATGCTGGGAACCATCGGAAGAATCCTGAAGTGGGTGCTGCTGCTGGTCCTCGTGGTCGCCGTCGCGCTGCTCGCCCTGCGCGCATTTCGTGTGCTCGGCGGCCCGGCGTTGCAGCCATGGCATACCTACGTGCCAACAGAACTCTCGGCTGGTCAACTCGACGCAGCCGACTGGAGCCGCTACCTCGCGCAGGAAGACGAGATCATGAGCAGCGTACGCGCAGAGGTCAGCCAGAAGCTGGCAGCCGACCAGCGCGTGCCGATCAATCGCTACTTCGAGGCGAGTCCGGTCTACCCGGCGCGCTTTGCGCAGGACTGGAACCGCTCCTACGTCATGGAACCCGATGGCAAACCGCTGGGGGTGGTCGTCCTGCTGCATGGTCTGACCGATTCGCCCTACAGCCTGCGGCATTTCGCGCGACATTATCGCGAGCACGGATTCGTCGCCATCGGCCTCCGTTTGCCGGCACACGGCACGGTTCCCGCCGGTCTGAGCAAGGTCCGCTGGGAAGACTGGATGGCAGCAACCCGCCTCGCCATACGCGAAGCGCGTCGGCTCGTGCCTGCCCCTGCACCGCTGCATCTGGTGGGCTTCTCGAACGGCGGCGCGCTGGCGATGAAGTACTCGCTCGATGCACTGGAAGACCAGCGACTCGCGCGCGCCGAGCGGATCGTCCTGTTCACACCGATGATCGGCATCACCCGCTTTGCCCGCTTTGCCGGCCTGGCGAGCCTGCCAGCCTTGCTGCCGCCATTTGCCAATGCCGCCTGGCTGAGCGTCATTCCGGAATTCAACCCGTTCAAGTACAACTCCTTTCCGGTCAACGGCGCGCGCCAGTCCTTCCGCCTCACCGACGCCCTGCAGGCGCAGATCCAGCGCCTTGCGAAAGCCGGCCAGCTCGGCGGCCTGCCGCCCGTCCTGACCTTCCAGTCGGCAATCGATTTCACCGTCAGCACACCGGCAATCCTGAGCGCGCTCTACGCGCATCTACCGGACAACGGTAGCGAGATCGTGCTTTTCGACGTGAACCGGACACTCAAGTTCGCCCCGCTGCTGCGCCCGTCGTCGTACGTCGCAGTGGACCGCCTCGCTCCCACGACCCCCGTGACCTATCGCTTCACCACCATCGCCAACGCGAGTGACGACAGCGACCTGACGGTCGAGCGCAGCATCGCGCCCGGCCAGTTGCAACCCGTCGTTCGTCCACTGGGCCTGCCGTACCCGCCGGGAATCTTCTCCCTGTCGCACCTCTCGATCCCGATCCCGATGGATGATCCCCTGTATGGAATGTATCCCGACCCGAAGACGAAGGACGACTACGGTTACAACCTCGGCGCGATGGATGCCCGCGGCGAACGTGGCGCGCTGATCGTCGACCAGGACTTCCTGACCCGGCTGTCATCCAATCCGTTTTTCCCGTACCTGCTCGAACGGATCGATGGCGAGATCGAGCGCCCATCGGGTCCTTCGGGCCTCAACATTGCCACGACGACACCGGCGGGACTGCCCGTCCGACTGGAAGCCGTGTTTTCCACACTGCTGCCCTCGGACGAAGAATTGCAACCATTCGCCGGGCCTTGA
- a CDS encoding SPOR domain-containing protein, with product MTETAKLVLPSDAQLESETNTTDPATRQAPFIRPEMARLLELTQANGSGTTAKEINAQLDRVLRDYEELTALYADNNRRIDSELNDLRQSSGMLSGRVHQLGADLQQQGSSLVARATGVEQRIEVLRGQAQAALADAEQRWEGRLASSNSRIAAELAQLDAGIGSLETLFRAQEQIVGEQRARLDQFDIACQLLDSATRGNKSRIEAVREQTERQHAIVAARIDGLGALQREHYAEFQDLQRLVGVLHSETRRLDEEIGKLAAALATHRDETGERFKWTHLAIAAVFVLTVLGFALVKWLPAFAPAGTESALAESQSRISAVDAQVAALASRLSAQQEVDAQQQASIDRVDGKLGSLEKSLADLRGAIRKLRPQGAGAAVLHDSQWLLQQNPKAYTVQLVTSPSQGDMARFIDRNIAHLALDSLAYSVSEGAQGERYNLFFGVFPTPAQARAAIAALPAELQVNQPWVRPLRSVQESLR from the coding sequence ATGACCGAAACTGCCAAACTGGTGCTGCCAAGCGATGCGCAGCTCGAGAGCGAAACCAACACGACCGACCCAGCCACCCGGCAAGCCCCCTTCATCCGCCCGGAAATGGCCAGGCTGCTCGAGCTGACACAGGCCAACGGCAGCGGCACGACGGCGAAGGAGATCAACGCCCAGCTCGACCGCGTGCTGCGCGACTACGAAGAACTGACGGCGCTCTACGCCGACAACAATCGCCGGATCGACAGCGAGCTGAACGATCTCCGCCAGTCCAGCGGTATGCTGTCGGGCCGCGTGCATCAACTCGGGGCCGACCTGCAACAGCAGGGTTCGTCGCTGGTCGCCCGCGCCACCGGTGTCGAACAGCGTATCGAGGTGCTCCGGGGTCAGGCACAGGCCGCTCTCGCCGACGCCGAGCAGCGCTGGGAAGGGCGCCTGGCGAGCAGCAACTCGCGCATCGCTGCAGAACTGGCGCAACTCGACGCCGGCATCGGTTCGCTCGAGACGCTGTTCCGGGCGCAGGAGCAGATCGTCGGCGAACAGCGCGCGCGTCTGGACCAGTTCGACATCGCCTGCCAGTTGCTCGACAGCGCGACGCGCGGCAACAAGAGCCGCATCGAGGCAGTGCGTGAGCAGACGGAAAGGCAACACGCGATCGTCGCGGCACGGATCGACGGCCTCGGCGCCCTGCAGCGCGAGCACTACGCCGAATTCCAGGATTTGCAGCGCCTGGTCGGCGTTCTGCACTCCGAGACGCGACGTCTCGACGAGGAGATCGGCAAGCTGGCGGCGGCACTGGCGACGCACCGCGACGAGACCGGCGAAAGGTTCAAGTGGACCCATCTGGCGATCGCCGCCGTCTTCGTGCTGACCGTTCTCGGCTTCGCCCTCGTCAAGTGGCTGCCTGCCTTCGCACCCGCCGGCACCGAGTCGGCGTTGGCCGAAAGCCAGTCGCGCATCAGCGCGGTGGACGCCCAGGTCGCCGCACTGGCGTCCCGGCTGAGCGCGCAGCAGGAGGTCGACGCGCAACAGCAGGCGAGCATCGACCGGGTCGATGGCAAACTCGGCAGCCTCGAGAAGAGCCTCGCCGACCTGCGCGGCGCGATCCGCAAGCTGCGCCCGCAGGGTGCCGGCGCCGCCGTTTTGCATGACAGCCAGTGGCTCCTGCAACAGAACCCGAAAGCGTACACGGTGCAGTTGGTGACCTCGCCAAGTCAAGGCGACATGGCACGCTTCATCGACCGCAACATCGCCCATCTGGCGCTCGACTCGCTCGCCTACTCGGTCAGCGAGGGTGCCCAGGGCGAACGCTACAACCTCTTCTTCGGCGTCTTCCCGACGCCGGCGCAGGCGCGCGCCGCCATCGCCGCCCTGCCCGCCGAATTGCAGGTCAACCAGCCATGGGTGCGCCCGCTGCGCTCGGTGCAGGAGTCGCTGCGCTGA
- a CDS encoding c-type cytochrome produces the protein MKWLAALAPLLLLSGSPLAQAADPERARSLAATCANCHGTNGHAVAGSGIDRLAGVDMRISLQKLRDFKSGQRPGTIMPQIAKGYSDEQLELIATYLAAQK, from the coding sequence ATGAAATGGCTGGCAGCCCTTGCCCCACTGTTGCTGCTCAGCGGCAGCCCGCTTGCCCAGGCAGCGGACCCGGAACGGGCACGCAGTCTCGCGGCCACCTGTGCCAACTGCCATGGCACCAATGGCCACGCGGTCGCCGGTTCCGGAATCGACCGCCTCGCCGGCGTCGACATGCGCATCAGCCTGCAGAAGCTGCGCGACTTCAAGAGCGGCCAGCGACCCGGAACGATCATGCCGCAGATTGCCAAAGGCTACAGTGACGAGCAACTGGAACTGATCGCCACCTACCTTGCGGCGCAGAAGTAG
- a CDS encoding mechanosensitive ion channel family protein: protein MTSQDISRWQELALQYGSELGIKIIAAIAFWVVGRWLIGTVGHLVQSALERQKVDATVMRYLGTVINVTLNILLVVGILGYFGIQTTTFAALFAAAGVAIGLAWSGLLANFAGGVFLIILRPIKVGDFVTVGGVTGTVKEVGLFTSAINTPDNVLTLVGNSKIFGDTIQNYSSNPYRRVDLKAQLSGAADHTAAMALLREKVAAIPNVLASPAVDVEILELNLVGPLLAVRPYCHTDHYWQVYFDTNKTIRESLGAAGFPAPMPAQVVFVNQQ from the coding sequence ATGACGAGTCAGGACATTTCGCGCTGGCAGGAACTGGCGCTGCAGTATGGTTCGGAACTGGGAATCAAGATCATTGCCGCGATCGCCTTCTGGGTCGTTGGACGCTGGCTGATCGGCACCGTCGGCCACCTAGTGCAGAGCGCGCTCGAGCGGCAGAAGGTCGACGCGACCGTCATGCGTTACCTCGGCACGGTGATCAACGTTACCTTGAACATTCTGCTGGTGGTCGGCATCCTGGGTTACTTCGGCATCCAGACGACCACCTTCGCCGCCCTCTTCGCCGCCGCCGGTGTCGCCATCGGTCTCGCCTGGTCGGGACTTCTCGCCAATTTCGCCGGCGGCGTCTTCCTGATCATCCTGCGGCCGATCAAGGTCGGCGATTTCGTGACCGTCGGTGGCGTCACCGGAACGGTGAAGGAAGTCGGCCTGTTCACCTCGGCGATCAACACGCCCGACAACGTGCTGACGCTCGTCGGCAACAGCAAGATCTTCGGCGACACGATCCAGAACTACTCGTCCAACCCCTATCGCCGCGTTGACCTGAAGGCGCAGTTGTCCGGCGCTGCCGATCACACGGCGGCGATGGCGCTGCTCAGGGAAAAGGTCGCGGCGATTCCCAACGTCCTTGCAAGTCCGGCGGTCGATGTCGAGATCCTCGAGCTGAATCTCGTCGGTCCGCTGCTGGCGGTCCGTCCGTACTGCCACACCGATCATTACTGGCAGGTGTACTTCGACACCAACAAGACGATTCGTGAGTCGCTCGGTGCCGCCGGTTTTCCGGCGCCGATGCCGGCGCAGGTGGTCTTCGTCAATCAGCAGTAG